CACCTGGACTGGTACGCCGACGGCATGTACCCGCCCATGCAGCTCGACGACGGGGTGGACTACTACCTCAAGCCGATGAACTGCCCGATGCACAACCTGATCTTCGACGCGCGCGGCCGCTCCTACCGCGAACTGCCGCTGCGCCTCTTCGAGTTCGGCACCGTGTACCGGTACGAGAAGTCGGGCGTGGTGCACGGCCTGACCCGCTCGCGCGGCTTCACGCAGGACGACGCGCACATCTACTGCACCCGTGAGCAGATGGCCGACGAGCTGGACCGGACGCTGACCTTCGTCCTGAACCTGCTCCGCGACTACGGTCTGACCGACTTCTACCTGGAGCTGTCCACCAAGGACCCGGAGAAGTTCGTCGGCGAGGACGAGACCTGGGAAGAGGCCACCGAGACGCTGCGCGTGGTCGCCGAGAAGCAGGGGCTGCCGCTGGTCCCGGACCCGGGCGGCGCCGCGTTCTACGGCCCGAAGATCTCCGTGCAGTGCAAGGACGCCATCGGCCGCACCTGGCAGATGTCGACCATCCAGCTCGACTTCAACCTGCCGGAGCGCTTCGACCTGGAGTACACCGGACCCGACGGCACCAAGCAGCGCCCGGTGATGATCCACCGCGCCCTGTTCGGCTCCATCGAGCGCTTCTTCGCGGTGCTGCTCGAGCACTACGCGGGTGCGTTCCCGGTGTGGCTGGCCCCGGTGCAGGCGGTCGGCATCCCGATCGGCGACGCGCACATCCCGTACCTCCAGGAGTTCGCGGCCAAGGCCCGTAAGCAGGGGCTGCGGGTCGACGTGGACGCCTCGTCGGACCGGATGCAGAAGAAGATCCGCAACCAGCAGCGCGCGAAGGTCCCCTTCATGATCATCGCGGGCGACGAGGACATGGCCAACGGCGCCGTCTCCTTCCGGTACCGCGACGGTTCGCAGGAGAACGGCATCCTGGTCGAGGACGCCATCGCCAAGATCGCTAAGGCCGTCGAGGACCGCGTCCAGGTCTGAGCGGTCGGCACAGGGGCCCCCGGCGAGCTATCCGGCCGCCGGGGGCCCCTTCTCGTCCTCCCGCCGGAACGACTGGATCAGCCACGACGAGAACGAGCCCGTGACCGCCCCCAGCAGCGCCAGCCCGCAGACCATCAGGCACGCCGCCACCACCCGGCCTCCCGGTGTCACCGGTACGGCGTCCCCGTACCCCACCGTCGTGAGCGTCGCGCACGCCCACCAGACCGCGTCGCCGAAGGTCCGGATCGACGTGCCCGGGGCATCGCGCTCCAGGCGGTAGACGGCCAGGGCGGCCGAGACGCCCAGGAGCAGCGAGGTCATTCCGGCGTACGACATCACGCGTGCGTACAGGCTGAGCCGGGGCTCGTCGCGGCGCTTCTGGACGGCCGTGTAGACCTGGACCATCCGCAGCGGCCGCAGCAGCGGAAGGATGAGCACCAGCGTGTCCAGCCAGTGCGCCCGGACGAAGCGGTGGCCGAGACCGCTGAGCCGGATCCTGACCGCGTAGTCGACGACGAAGAGCAGCCAGGTGAAGCCCACCAGGGCCAGCGAGATGTCGCGCCAGGGCTCGGCGTCGCGCGGGGCCAGGACCCGGGCCGCGTAGCCGAGCAGGAACAGCATCGAGGCGACGAAGAGCGGTGCCTCGGCGCGCTCCTCCCACCGGGTCAGTGCCGGAGTGGACCGGGCTGTGGTGCGGTCGCTCATCGGCCAAGCATCGCGGTGCGGGAACCGGTCCGGCCCCGGCGACACGCGTCGCACGGGGTAAGCAATATGCTGATCGGCATGACGAGTGAGCCGGAGCAGCAGATCGGAGTGGGGACGCCCGACGCGTTCCAGCGCCTGTGGACGCCCCACCGGATGGCGTACATCCAGGGCGAGAACAAGCCGACCGGTCCGGAGGCCGGCGACGGCTGTCCGTTCTGTGCCATTCCGTCGATGTCGGACGAGGACGGGCTCGTCGTGGCGCGCGGTGAGCAGGTCTACGCCGTGCTGAACCTGTACCCGTACAACGGTGGCCACCTGATGGTGGTGCCCTACCGGCACGTCGCGGACTACACCGAGCTGGACGGCCCGGAGACGGCCGAGCTGGCCGATTTCACCAAGCGGGCGATGACCGCGCTGCGTGCGGCGTCGGGTGCGCACGGTTTCAATATCGGGATGAACCAGGGCGCGGTGGCCGGTGCCGGTATCGCCGCGCACCTGCACCAGCACCTGGTGCCCCGCTGGGGCGGTGACACCAACTTCATGCCGGTGGTGGGCCACACCAAGGTGCTGCCGCAGTTGCTGGCGGACACCCGGAAGATGCTG
This window of the Streptomyces sp. 840.1 genome carries:
- a CDS encoding potassium channel family protein, with amino-acid sequence MSDRTTARSTPALTRWEERAEAPLFVASMLFLLGYAARVLAPRDAEPWRDISLALVGFTWLLFVVDYAVRIRLSGLGHRFVRAHWLDTLVLILPLLRPLRMVQVYTAVQKRRDEPRLSLYARVMSYAGMTSLLLGVSAALAVYRLERDAPGTSIRTFGDAVWWACATLTTVGYGDAVPVTPGGRVVAACLMVCGLALLGAVTGSFSSWLIQSFRREDEKGPPAAG
- the thrS gene encoding threonine--tRNA ligase, encoding MSDVRVTIQRDSEREERVVTTGTTAAELFPGERTVVAARIAGELKDLAYVVADGETVEPVLISSEDGLNILRHSTAHVMAQAVQELHPEAKLGIGPPVKDGFYYDFDVEKPFTPEDLKAIEKKMQEIQKRGQKFSRRVVTDEAAREELADEPYKLELIGIKGSASTDDGADVEVGGGELTIYDNLDPKTGDLCWKDLCRGPHLPTTRFIPAFKLMRNAAAYWRGSEKNPMLQRIYGTAWPTKDELKAHLEFLEEAAKRDHRKLGSELDLFSFPDEIGPGLAVFHPKGGVIRRAMEDYSRRRHEEEGYEFVYSPHATKGKLFEKSGHLDWYADGMYPPMQLDDGVDYYLKPMNCPMHNLIFDARGRSYRELPLRLFEFGTVYRYEKSGVVHGLTRSRGFTQDDAHIYCTREQMADELDRTLTFVLNLLRDYGLTDFYLELSTKDPEKFVGEDETWEEATETLRVVAEKQGLPLVPDPGGAAFYGPKISVQCKDAIGRTWQMSTIQLDFNLPERFDLEYTGPDGTKQRPVMIHRALFGSIERFFAVLLEHYAGAFPVWLAPVQAVGIPIGDAHIPYLQEFAAKARKQGLRVDVDASSDRMQKKIRNQQRAKVPFMIIAGDEDMANGAVSFRYRDGSQENGILVEDAIAKIAKAVEDRVQV
- a CDS encoding HIT domain-containing protein produces the protein MLIGMTSEPEQQIGVGTPDAFQRLWTPHRMAYIQGENKPTGPEAGDGCPFCAIPSMSDEDGLVVARGEQVYAVLNLYPYNGGHLMVVPYRHVADYTELDGPETAELADFTKRAMTALRAASGAHGFNIGMNQGAVAGAGIAAHLHQHLVPRWGGDTNFMPVVGHTKVLPQLLADTRKMLADAWPV